From Tiliqua scincoides isolate rTilSci1 chromosome 2, rTilSci1.hap2, whole genome shotgun sequence, the proteins below share one genomic window:
- the PDGFRB gene encoding platelet-derived growth factor receptor beta: MLVLPLKMIIFLLLFITGLPEITSLEIFPNDPEVILSLSSNFSLTCSGHNEVIWRKDNKQTLDTMMDQRGDMFVSTLTLWNVTGLHTGDYSCTYSQPPKQGQVEEKAIYIFVPDPSLPFLPSNMEDTFVFSGGHVENIIPCRVTDPNTPVTLYEKRIEDPVPATYNPRQGFKGVFEDMAYICRATLDGQEYDSIPYYVYIIHVSSSPAFTINISISAVQSIVKQGENITVICEVRDIELIDYTWSYPGLLVGKKVKPDTKFLPGTSHHTSSTLTIHNAGLEDEGLYICKATETFHEQHETKEKYIKVVERGFVAFLTDLNDTEFAELHKSRTFSVQIEAYPCPTIIWLQNNQPLTSESNSEFSISSRNLSETRYQTTLNLVRVKQSEGGFYTVRAFHEDESQELSFYLQINVPAKVTDLRTNRNAANGEQTITCISEGMPSPQVVWHNCRDDKRCTRDTIKILGNNSEEMDLRTNTTYQDDRKIYIVSSKLRLYRVDEPVYIRCATENSLNTHSKTISLAPHNLPFKVIIISVILGLLVLIFLFLVILIAVWRKKPRYEIRWKVIESISSDGHEYIYVDPMQLPYDSSWEVPRDRLVLGRTLGSGAFGRVVEAIAHSLSHSQSTMRVAVKMLKSTARSSEKQALMSELKIMSHLGPHLNIVNLLGACTKGGPIYIITEYCRYGDLVDYLHRNKHTFLQCCSEKVKQEAETYGNAPNEDRVQSLTALSVDSDGGYMDMSKDESLDYVPMSDMKGEIKYVDIDSSNYGTSTYELGSYSPSVSEKVTLINESPLLSYMDLVGISFQVANGMEFLASKNCVHRDLAARNVLICEGKLVKICDFGLARDIMRDSNYISKGNTFLPLKWMAPESIFNNLYTTLSDVWSFGILLWEIFTLGGTPYPELPMNEQFYNAIKHGYRMSKPTHASNEIYKIMQKCWEEKFEIRPSFLQLVALLGNLLAESYKKKYQQVSEEFLKSDHPAVVRTRPRNVGLNNSRSPANSNASSSSVLYTAVEQNELDNDYIIPLPDPKPEGANDTPQEASSSCASSTLNEANTSSTISCDSPLVSQQDEEQAPEMEADC; encoded by the exons ATGCTAGTTCTTCCTCTAAAGATGATCATCTTCTTGCTTCTCTTCATCACAG GATTGCCAGAAATCACCTCTCTGGAGATTTTTCCTAATGACCCTGAAGTTATCCTCAGTCTTTCCAGCAATTTTTCTCTGACATGCTCTGGGCATAATGAGGTTATCTGGAGAAAGGACAACAAACAAACCTTAGACACCATGATGGACCAAAGAGGCGACATGTTTGTTAGCACCCTCACACTCTGGAATGTAACTGGCCTCCACACCGGCGACTATTCCTGTACCTATAGCCAACCCCCAAAACAAGGACAAGTGGAAGAAAAAGCCATCTACATTTTTGTGCCAG ATCCGTCTTTGCCCTTTCTCCCTAGCAATATGGAGGACACATTTGTTTTCAGTGGAGGTCATGTGGAGAACATTATCCCATGTCGTGTGACAGACCCCAACACTCCAGTGACGCTTTATGAAAAGAGAATTGAAGACCCAGTTCCTGCCACATATAACCCTAGACAAGGCTTTAAAGGGGTATTTGAAGACATGGCCTACATCTGCAGAGCAACACTGGATGGACAGGAGTATGACTCTATACCATACTATGTCTACATCATCCATG TTTCCTCCAGTCCTGCCTTCACTATTAACATTTCTATCAGTGCTGTGCAGAGCATTGTGAAGCAAGGTGAAAATATCACTGTGATATGTGAAGTGAGAGACATTGAGTTGATTGATTACACTTGGAGTTATCCTGGCTTATTG GTGGGCAAAAAAGTGAAGCCAGATACAAAATTTTTACCAGGGACCAGCCATCATACTAGTTCCACCCTAACCATCCACAATGCAGGGCTAGAAGATGAAGGGCTATATATCTGTAAGGCTACTGAAACCTTCCACGAACAACATGAAACGAAAGAAAAGTATATCAAAGTGGTTG AACGTGGCTTTGTCGCTTTCCTCACTGATCTGAATGACACTGAATTTGCTGAATTGCACAAAAGCCGCACGTTCAGTGTGCAGATTGAAGCCTATCCATGTCCAACCATCATCTGGTTACAGAACAATCAGCCCTTGACTTCAGAGAGCAACAGTGAATTTTCAATCAGCAGCAGGAATTTGTCAGAAACCAG ataccaaactACCCTAAACCTCGTAAGAGTAAAACAGAGTGAGGGAGGTTTTTACACTGTCCGAGCATTCCATGAAGATGAATCTCAGGAGCTGTCCTTCTACTTACAGATAAATG TTCCAGCCAAGGTGACTGATCTGAGAACGAACAGGAACGCTGCCAATGGGGAGCAAACAATAACGTGCATCTCAGAAGGAATGCCCTCACCACAGGTGGTCTGGCACAACTGTAGAGATGACAAACG GTGTACTAGGGACACTATTAAAATCCTGGGAAACAACTCTGAAGAGATGGATCTGCGGACAAACACCACATACCAAGATGACCGGAAGATTTACATTGTTTCTAGCAAGCTGCGCCTCTACAGGGTGGATGAGCCAGTCTACATAAGATGTGCCACTGAAAATAGCTTAAACACACACTCTAAGACAATCAGCCTGGCCCCACACA ATTTGCCCTTTAAAGTGATCATCATCTCAGTCATCCTGGGCTTGCTGGTGCTCATCTTTCTTTTCCTGGTAATCCTCATTGCTGTGTGGCGAAAG AAACCTCGGTATGAAATCCGCTGGAAGGTGATTGAATCAATCAGCTCTGATGGACATGAATATATCTATGTGGACCCTATGCAGCTGCCGTATGACTCCAGCTGGGAGGTTCCACGGGACAGGCTTGTGCTGG GACGCACGCTGGGCTCTGGAGCCTTTGGACGAGTGGTGGAAGCCATAGCCCACAGCCTGAGCCACTCACAGTCCACCATGAGGGTTGCTGTGAAAATGCTTAAGT CTACTGCCAGAAGCAGTGAGAAGCAGGCACTGATGTCTGAGCTAAAGATCATGAGTCACCTTGGGCCTCACTTGAACATTGTCAACTTGCTTGGAGCCTGCACCAAAGGAG GGCCTATCTATATCATAACGGAGTACTGTCGCTATGGAGACCTGGTGGATTACCTACACCGGAACAAGCATACCTTCTTGCAGTGCTGCAGTGAGAAAGTCAAGCAAGAAGCAGAGACATATGGGAATGCCCCTAATGAGGACAGGGTGCAGAG CCTTACTGCTTTATCTGTGGACAGTGATGGGGGCTACATGGATATGAGTAAGGATGAGTCTTTGGATTATGTGCCCATGTCAGACATGAAGGGTGAAATCAAGTATGTTGACATCGACTCTTCTAATTATGGCACCTCCACCTATGAGTTGGGCAGCTATTCACCATCAG TGTCAGAAAAGGTGACTTTGATAAATGAGTCCCCTCTCCTCAGCTACATGGATCTTGTTGGCATTAGTTTCCAAGTGGCCAATGGAATGGAGTTCTTAGCTTCCAAAAAT TGCGTCCATCGGGACCTGGCTGCAAGAAATGTGCTGATCTGTGAGGGAAAGTTGGTGAAGATCTGTGACTTTGGCCTAGCTAGAGACATCATGCGGGATTCAAATTACATCTCCAAAGGCAAT ACCTTCTTGCCTTTGAAATGGATGGCTCCTGAGAGTATCTTCAATAACCTCTACACAACTTTGAGTGATGTGTGGTCCTTTGGGATCCTTCTCTGGGAAATATTCACTCTGG GTGGGACTCCATACCCTGAACTACCTATGAACGAGCAATTCTATAATGCTATCAAACATGGCTATCGGATGTCCAAGCCTACGCATGCATCTAACGAAAT CTATAAGATCATGCAGAAATGCTGGGAGGAGAAATTTGAGATACGACCTTCTTTCTTGCAACTAGTGGCCCTCCTGGGGAACCTGCTAGCAGAAAGTTATAAAAAG AAGTACCAACAGGTTAGTGAAGAATTTTTGAAGAGTGACCATCCTGCTGTTGTCCGCACAAGGCCCAGGAATGTAGGACTCAACAATTCCAGGTCTCCTGCTAACTCTAATGCCAGTTCAAGCTCTGTCCTCTACACAGCTGTGGAACAGAATGAACTGGACAATGATTACATCATTCCTCTGCCAGACCCTAAACCAGAAGGAGCCAATGACACCCCTCAAGAGGCCTCCAGCAGCTGCGCAAG TTCTACACTAAATGAAGCAAACACATCATCTACCATATCCTGTGACAGCCCTCTTGTCTCACAGCAAGACGAGGAACAAGCACCAGAAATGGAGGCAGACTGCTAG